A stretch of the Nicotiana tabacum cultivar K326 chromosome 6, ASM71507v2, whole genome shotgun sequence genome encodes the following:
- the LOC107763345 gene encoding uncharacterized protein LOC107763345 isoform X1 yields MCMKQPYCFLSLLIPGPKAPGNDIDVYLESLIDELQELWYNGVNTYDASRKENFCMRAALLWTINDFPAYAYLSGWSTKGALACPSCNKETPSIRLKYGRKFSYMGARRFLSSNHKWRSNKRDFNGEVERRHAPKILSGDDILNQLASLDGFKFGKTQKKQRHERDKATHNWRKKSIFFRLPYWKNNLIRHNLDVMHIEKNVCDNIIGTLLDMEGKTKDNLNARRDLKEMGIRRDLHPTQRDGKWYYPAACYTLSPEEKTKVCKFLKTIKVLAGYSSNLSRCVKVKDRKIYGLKSHDSHILLEQLLPFAIRGVVPNNVYAAITELGIFFRELCSKTVRVDVLDRLAAQIPITLSKLEKIFLPVFFYIMVHLIIHLPQEAKIAGPVQYRWMYPIERFLHKLKCYVRNRCRPEGSIAEGYIVEESLIFCSRYLHGSGRGYNPVDKNYEGDHAESCNGLSIFKQKGCPLLSDTSRILEEVERKQAHLYVLRNCEEVQPFLREYEQNNRNMNFDDWFFHRIVHMRKKKNSHASSGLYSLARGPFDGVQRFKGYEINGFRFHTKQLEGNRVKQNSGVLVRGIMNGQNIDYYGVLTEIVELQYLEGKRIVLFKCDWMDVDHIGKGVKIDKHGVVSVNTNRKLATNEPFVLASQVEQVFYVKDNLHPNWSIVLNGHSTYFTGGVVSEETFQQDAQNFSCTFEEDEDFINWRGNDLDVISTDVTLADNIIEDIESDPETDDEDLLL; encoded by the exons ATGTGCATGAAGCAACCATATTGCTTCTTatctttgttgataccgggtcctaAAGCTCCTGGAAATGACATTGATGTGTACTTAGAATCTTTGATAGATGAGTTGCAAGAATTGTGGTATAATGGAGTCAATACATATGATGCTTCCAGAAAGGAGAACTTTTGTATGCGGGCAGCACTCTTATGGACTATAAACGATTTCCCAGCTTATGCCTACTTGTCTGGATGGAGCACAAAGGGAGCTTTGGCTTGCCCTTCATGCAATAAAGAGACTCCGTCTATTCGTCTAAAGTATGGTCGTAAGTTTTCTTACATGGGTGCTCGTAGATTTTTATCATCTAATCATAAGTGGCGGAGTAATAAACGTGATTTTAATGGGGAAGTAGAAAGAAGACATGCTCCAAAAATTCTTTCTGGAGATGATATTTTaaaccagttggctagtttggatGGCTTTAAATTTGGTAAGACCCAGAAGAAACAAAGACACGAAAGGGATAAAGCCACTCATAACTGGAGGAAGAAAAGCATCTTTTTCAGACTTCCTTAttggaaaaataatttaatacgTCACAATTTAGATGTCATGCACATTGAAAAAAATGTGTGTGACAATATTATTGGGACGTTATTAGATATGGaaggaaaaacaaaagataaTCTGAATGCTCGTCGTGATTTGAAGGAAATGGGTATAAGAAGAGATTTGCATCCAACTCAAAGAGATGGAAAGTGGTATTATCCAGCAGCATGCTATACTTTATCACCGGAAGAGAAGACTAAAGTATGCAAGTTTTTGAAAACTATTAAAGTTCTAGCTGGTTATTCTTCGAATTTATCACGGTGCGTAAAAGTAAAGGATCGAAAAATTTATGGACTAAAGAGTCATGATTCTCACATTCTCTTGGAACAGTTGCTTCCTTTTGCAATTCGCGGAGTTGTGCCGAACAATGTCTATGCTGCTATTACCGAGCTAGGTATTTTCTTCAGAGAGTTGTGTTCAAAAACAGTAAGAGTTGATGTGTTAGATCGGCTTGCAGCTCAAATTCCAATAACGTTAAGCAAATTAGAAAAAATATTCCTAccagtttttttttatattatggtGCACTTGATCATTCATCTTCCACAAGAGGCCAAGATTGCTGGACCTGTACAGTACAGATGGATGTACCCAATAGAGCG ATTCTTGCACAAATTGAAATGTTATGTTCGTAATAGATGTCGACCTGAAGGATCTATTGCAGAAGGGTATATTGTTGAAGAAAGTTTAATATTTTGTTCAAGGTATTTACATGGAAGTGGGAGAGGGTATAATCCAGTGGACAAAAATTATGAAGGTGATCATGCTGAGTCATGCAATGGATTATCAATATTTAAGCAAAAGGGTTGCCCGTTATTAAGCGATACATCTAGAATTCTTGAAGAGGTTGAGCGAAAACAAGCGCATCTTTATGTTTTGAGAAATTGTGAAGAAGTTCAACCATTTCTACG TGAGTACGAGCAGAACAATAGGAACATGAACTTCGATGATTGGTTTTTCCATCGA aTCGTGCACATGCGCAAGAAAAAAAATTCTCATGCAAGTAGCGGGTTGTATTCTTTGGCTAGAGGTCCTTTTGATGGAGTCCAAAGATTCAAAGGGTATGAAATAAATGGTTTTAGGTTTCATACTAAACAATTGGAAGGAAATAGAGTAAAACAAAATAGTGGTGTTTTAGTACGAGGAATAATGAATGGTCAAAATATAGATTATTATGGTGTTCTGACTGAAATAGTAGAACTTCAATACCTCGAAGGCAAACGAATTGTTTTATTTAAATGTGATTGGATGGATGTTGATCACATTGGGAAAGGAGTGAAGATAGATAAACATGGCGTTGTTAGTGTTAATACTAACCGAAAGCTAGCAACAAATGAACCATTTGTACTTGCATCTCAAGTAGAACAAGTTTTTTATGTCAAGGATAATCTTCATCCGAATTGGTCCATTGTCTTGAATGGTCATTCTACTTATTTTACGGGTGGTGTTGTCAGTGAAGAAACTTTTCAACAAGATGCTCAAAATTTCTCATGTACATTTGAGGAAGATGAAGACTTTATAAATTGGAGAGGAAATGATCTCGATGTTATCAGTACTGATGTTACCTTAGCTGATAATATTATTGAAGACATTGAATCAGACCCTGAAACCGATGATGAAGATTTGTTATTATAA
- the LOC107763345 gene encoding uncharacterized protein LOC107763345 isoform X2 yields the protein MCMKQPYCFLSLLIPGPKAPGNDIDVYLESLIDELQELWYNGVNTYDASRKENFCMRAALLWTINDFPAYAYLSGWSTKGALACPSCNKETPSIRLKYGRKFSYMGARRFLSSNHKWRSNKRDFNGEVERRHAPKILSGDDILNQLASLDGFKFGKTQKKQRHERDKATHNWRKKSIFFRLPYWKNNLIRHNLDVMHIEKNVCDNIIGTLLDMEGKTKDNLNARRDLKEMGIRRDLHPTQRDGKWYYPAACYTLSPEEKTKVCKFLKTIKVLAGYSSNLSRCVKVKDRKIYGLKSHDSHILLEQLLPFAIRGVVPNNVYAAITELGIFFRELCSKTVRVDVLDRLAAQIPITLSKLEKIFLPVFFYIMVHLIIHLPQEAKIAGPVQYRWMYPIERYLHGSGRGYNPVDKNYEGDHAESCNGLSIFKQKGCPLLSDTSRILEEVERKQAHLYVLRNCEEVQPFLREYEQNNRNMNFDDWFFHRIVHMRKKKNSHASSGLYSLARGPFDGVQRFKGYEINGFRFHTKQLEGNRVKQNSGVLVRGIMNGQNIDYYGVLTEIVELQYLEGKRIVLFKCDWMDVDHIGKGVKIDKHGVVSVNTNRKLATNEPFVLASQVEQVFYVKDNLHPNWSIVLNGHSTYFTGGVVSEETFQQDAQNFSCTFEEDEDFINWRGNDLDVISTDVTLADNIIEDIESDPETDDEDLLL from the exons ATGTGCATGAAGCAACCATATTGCTTCTTatctttgttgataccgggtcctaAAGCTCCTGGAAATGACATTGATGTGTACTTAGAATCTTTGATAGATGAGTTGCAAGAATTGTGGTATAATGGAGTCAATACATATGATGCTTCCAGAAAGGAGAACTTTTGTATGCGGGCAGCACTCTTATGGACTATAAACGATTTCCCAGCTTATGCCTACTTGTCTGGATGGAGCACAAAGGGAGCTTTGGCTTGCCCTTCATGCAATAAAGAGACTCCGTCTATTCGTCTAAAGTATGGTCGTAAGTTTTCTTACATGGGTGCTCGTAGATTTTTATCATCTAATCATAAGTGGCGGAGTAATAAACGTGATTTTAATGGGGAAGTAGAAAGAAGACATGCTCCAAAAATTCTTTCTGGAGATGATATTTTaaaccagttggctagtttggatGGCTTTAAATTTGGTAAGACCCAGAAGAAACAAAGACACGAAAGGGATAAAGCCACTCATAACTGGAGGAAGAAAAGCATCTTTTTCAGACTTCCTTAttggaaaaataatttaatacgTCACAATTTAGATGTCATGCACATTGAAAAAAATGTGTGTGACAATATTATTGGGACGTTATTAGATATGGaaggaaaaacaaaagataaTCTGAATGCTCGTCGTGATTTGAAGGAAATGGGTATAAGAAGAGATTTGCATCCAACTCAAAGAGATGGAAAGTGGTATTATCCAGCAGCATGCTATACTTTATCACCGGAAGAGAAGACTAAAGTATGCAAGTTTTTGAAAACTATTAAAGTTCTAGCTGGTTATTCTTCGAATTTATCACGGTGCGTAAAAGTAAAGGATCGAAAAATTTATGGACTAAAGAGTCATGATTCTCACATTCTCTTGGAACAGTTGCTTCCTTTTGCAATTCGCGGAGTTGTGCCGAACAATGTCTATGCTGCTATTACCGAGCTAGGTATTTTCTTCAGAGAGTTGTGTTCAAAAACAGTAAGAGTTGATGTGTTAGATCGGCTTGCAGCTCAAATTCCAATAACGTTAAGCAAATTAGAAAAAATATTCCTAccagtttttttttatattatggtGCACTTGATCATTCATCTTCCACAAGAGGCCAAGATTGCTGGACCTGTACAGTACAGATGGATGTACCCAATAGAGCG GTATTTACATGGAAGTGGGAGAGGGTATAATCCAGTGGACAAAAATTATGAAGGTGATCATGCTGAGTCATGCAATGGATTATCAATATTTAAGCAAAAGGGTTGCCCGTTATTAAGCGATACATCTAGAATTCTTGAAGAGGTTGAGCGAAAACAAGCGCATCTTTATGTTTTGAGAAATTGTGAAGAAGTTCAACCATTTCTACG TGAGTACGAGCAGAACAATAGGAACATGAACTTCGATGATTGGTTTTTCCATCGA aTCGTGCACATGCGCAAGAAAAAAAATTCTCATGCAAGTAGCGGGTTGTATTCTTTGGCTAGAGGTCCTTTTGATGGAGTCCAAAGATTCAAAGGGTATGAAATAAATGGTTTTAGGTTTCATACTAAACAATTGGAAGGAAATAGAGTAAAACAAAATAGTGGTGTTTTAGTACGAGGAATAATGAATGGTCAAAATATAGATTATTATGGTGTTCTGACTGAAATAGTAGAACTTCAATACCTCGAAGGCAAACGAATTGTTTTATTTAAATGTGATTGGATGGATGTTGATCACATTGGGAAAGGAGTGAAGATAGATAAACATGGCGTTGTTAGTGTTAATACTAACCGAAAGCTAGCAACAAATGAACCATTTGTACTTGCATCTCAAGTAGAACAAGTTTTTTATGTCAAGGATAATCTTCATCCGAATTGGTCCATTGTCTTGAATGGTCATTCTACTTATTTTACGGGTGGTGTTGTCAGTGAAGAAACTTTTCAACAAGATGCTCAAAATTTCTCATGTACATTTGAGGAAGATGAAGACTTTATAAATTGGAGAGGAAATGATCTCGATGTTATCAGTACTGATGTTACCTTAGCTGATAATATTATTGAAGACATTGAATCAGACCCTGAAACCGATGATGAAGATTTGTTATTATAA